The Micromonospora siamensis genome contains the following window.
AGCGGCTGGAGATCTTCCCGTCGGCGACCGCCTGCGTCACCTGCAAGCAGAACCGGGAACGTCGGGCCGCCTGAGCCGCAGCGGTTGCCGGTCGGGCCGCACCGCGGTGGACTCCACCCATGGGTGAGACAAAGGTGGGCACCGCCTCGTGGACCGACCGGACCTTGCTGGACTCCGGCTGGTATCCGCAGACGGCGGACACCCCGGAGAAGCGCCTGGCGTACTACGCCCGGCAGTTCCCGCTGGTCGAGGTGGACGCCACCTACTACTCGCCGCCCGCCGAGCGGACGGCGCGGCTGTGGGTGGACCGCACCCCGCCAGGGTTCACCTTCAACGTCAAGGCGTTCAGCCTGCTCACCGGTCATCCGACCCGGGTCTCGGCGCTCTACAAGGACCTCCGGCCGGACACCGACAAGAAGAACGTCTACCCCGACGACCTGCCCGCGCAGGCGTACGAGGAGGTGTGGACCCGGTTCCTGTCCGCCCTGGACCCGCTGGTCGAGGCGGGGAAGCTGGGCGCGTTGCTGTTCCAGTTCCCACCCTGGTGGGGCATCCGCCGCGACCACAAGGACTACCTGGTCGAGGTGGCGAAGCGGTGCGCCCCGCTGCGCCCGGTCTTCGAGTTCCGGCACGCGTCCTGGTTCGACGGGGACAACCAGGAGGAGACGCTGTCCTTCCTGCGCCGGCACGAGCTGCCGTTCGTCTGCGTGGACATGCCGCAGGGGCACCGGTCCTCGGTGCCGCCGGTGCTGGCCGCCACCGCCGACCTGGCGATGGTCCGCTTCCACGGGCACAGCGACAAGTGGACCAGCAAGGACATCCACGAGAAGTTCGGCTACCGCTACTCCGACCGGGAGCTGCGGGACTGGGCGCCGAAACTGCGCGAGCTGGCCGACTCCGCCGAGCGGACCCACGTACTCATGAACAATTGTTACCGCGACTACGCCCAGACGAACGCCACCACCCTGGCCGGCCTGCTGGATGCCGGCTGACCGGCCGGTTCACCCCCGACGGGTGAGGCCGGGTCACCCCACCGCCGCGCAGCATGGACGGTGTGTGCGGTCGGGTCGCCGGACCCGGCCGGAGAGGGTACGGAGGTGGCATCAGATGGCGGTTCGAGTGGTGGCGGACCCGCGACGGGGCGCCGTGCTGCACGTCGTCGGCTCCGGCGGTGACCCCCGACGGCCGGCGCGACCCAACCGGGTGCATCCGACCCGGTTGTGGCGGGGCCCGTCGGGTCCGCCGCGGCGCACCGACGACCGACGCTGGGAAACCGACGCACGGGGGTGGGCAGATGGCTGAGCAGTTGCATTCCGCGTTCGAATCCTCGCTGGACAAGACCAACCTGATCCTCAAGGACATCGAACAGGCCTACGGCTGGCCGAAGGAGCAGCGCAACCAGTCCTACGCGGCCCTGCGTACCGTGCTGCACCTGCTGCGCGACCGGATGCCGGTGCAGGAGAGCGCGGAGTTCGCCGCGCAGCTGCCGGTGCTGGTCCGGGGCATCTACTTCGACGGCTGGCAGCCGGAGAACGTGCCGATCAAGCTCAACCGCGACGACTTCCTGTACGAGGTCCGCCAGGGCTTCCCGTACGACGTGCAGGGCGGTCCGCAGCGGGTGGTGCAGGTGGTGCTGGACACCCTGCGCCGGCACGTCACCCAGGGCGAGTGGGACGACGTGATGGCGACCATGCCCGCCGACGTGGCCCGGATGACGGCCTGACGCCGTCCGGGGCGATCCGGCCCGCTCCCGCGACCGGGGGCGGGCCCTCGCGCGTCACCGGCCCGGCGTGCGGGTGACCCGGTGCCCGGCGCGGCCGGCCAGGCCGGCGAAGGCGACCGCGTTGACGATCGCCGCGCCGCCCGGGTCGTTGTTGAAGTAGACGTACGCGGGCCGCGCGTCGTCGAACGCCTCCCCGAGACGGCGGACCCAGCTGGCCAGCGCGGTGCGGCCGTAGCGCGGCCACGGCCGGGCCCGCCCCTCGTGCAGCCGCAGGTAGCCGAAGTCGGTGGTACGCCACAGTGGCGTCACCGGCCGGCCGAGCCGGTCCGCCCAGACCAGCGCGGCGCGGCGGCGCTCCAGGACACGGCGCAGGTCGTCGGTCCACCAGGAGGGGTGCCGCGGCTCCACCGCGACCCGCACGTCGGCGGGGAAGAGCCGCAGGGTGGCGTCCAGGGCGTCGGGGTCGGCCCGCAGGTTCGGTGGCAGCTGCACCAGCACGGGACCGAGCCGGTCGCCGAGGGCGGTGGCCCGGCCGAGGAACCTCGCCACCGGCTCCTCGGGGTCACGCAGTCGCTTCACGTGGGTCAGGTAGCGGCTCATCTTCACCGCCACGCAGAAGTCGTCCGGGGTCCGGTCCCGCCAGGCGGCGAAGGTGCCCCGCTCGGGCAGGCGGTAGAACGCGTTGTTCACCTCCACGGTGGCGAACTCGCCCGCGAAGTGCTCCAGCCAGAGCCGCTGCGGCAGCTTCGCCGGATAGAACCGGTCCCGCCAGTCCCGGTACTGCCAGCCCGAGGTGCCCACCAGCATCACCATCGCGTACGCCTCAGGACAGGTCGAGGCGGAACACCTCGAACGCCGCGCCGTACCGGACGCCGAGACGGGTGCCGGCCGGCCGGCTGATGCCTTCGAGGAACTCCTCGGCGTCGAACGCGCCGTCACCCAGCCCGCTCAGGTACGCCCCGTGCGCGCGCAGCGAGGCCAGCCCCCGGTCGAAGGTGGCGGTGACGTCCACCCCGTGCCGCGAGTCGGGGGAGGCGGCCGCCCACACCTGGCGTACGCCGTTCCACGGCTGCCCGCCGCCGGTGAGCTGCTCGGGGAAGACCCACCGGTTGCCGGCGTCGCGGACCGCGTCCAGGGTGGCCCGTCCGGTGGCGATGTGGTCGGCCTGGTTCAGCGCGTACGCGCCGTCCCAGGTGTCCCGGAAGTTGTTGGTCAGCACGATCTCCGGGCGGTGCCGGCGTACCGCGTCGGCGATCCGGCGGCGCAGCGCGACGCCGTACTCCAGCACCCCGTCGGGCAGGCCGAGGAACTCCACCTCGGTGACCCCGACCAGGCCGGCGGCGACCCGCTGCTCCTCCTCGCGGACCACCCGGGTCCGCTCCGGCGGCATCCCGTCGATGCCGGCCTCGCCGCTGGTCACCAGGCAGTAGACGATCTCCTTGCCCTGGCCGGTCCAGCGCGCCACGGCCGCCGCCGCGCCGAACTCGAGGTCGTCGGGGTGGGCCACCACGGCCAGCCCGCGGGTCCAGTCCTCCGGCAGCGGATCCAGCGGCGCGCCCTGCGGTTCCGTCATTGCCGACCTCCCTGCCGTCGCGGGTCGCCGTCCATCCTGTCACCGGGCCCGGCCGGCCGCCGGCTCGCCGGCTCCGGCCTCGGCCTTCGGCGCAGGTCCCGGGCCCGGTGGCCGGCCGCGGCGAACCGGGCTCGCCGCCGGGCCCGGGGCTCTACCGTGTGGTTAGAGAAGATCGCGCGTGGGGTACCACCCGCTGCACCACCGAACCCCGGCACACGGCGGGGCGGCACATCCGAGGGAGCACCCATGGCACTGAACGACGACGACATCCAGACCAGCACCGGCGGCGGCCTCGAGGGTCCGGCGGACGGTGGCGCGAGCGCGGGTCACCAGGACGGTGGCGCCGACGGTGGTGCCGAGGGTCCGGCCGACGGTGGCGCGACCCCGGGCCAGCAGGACGGTGGCGCCGACGGTGGTGCCGAGGGTCCGGCCGACGGTGGCGCGACCCCGGGCCAGCAGGACGGCGGCGCCGACGGTGGTGCCGAGGGTCCGGCCGACGGTGGCGCGACCCCGGGCCGGCAGGACGGCGGCGCCGACGGCAGCGCTGCCTGAGCCGTGACGTACCTCGACCCGCCGGGCGGCCACGACCGCCCGGCGGTCC
Protein-coding sequences here:
- a CDS encoding DUF72 domain-containing protein, encoding MGETKVGTASWTDRTLLDSGWYPQTADTPEKRLAYYARQFPLVEVDATYYSPPAERTARLWVDRTPPGFTFNVKAFSLLTGHPTRVSALYKDLRPDTDKKNVYPDDLPAQAYEEVWTRFLSALDPLVEAGKLGALLFQFPPWWGIRRDHKDYLVEVAKRCAPLRPVFEFRHASWFDGDNQEETLSFLRRHELPFVCVDMPQGHRSSVPPVLAATADLAMVRFHGHSDKWTSKDIHEKFGYRYSDRELRDWAPKLRELADSAERTHVLMNNCYRDYAQTNATTLAGLLDAG
- a CDS encoding DUF2267 domain-containing protein — its product is MAEQLHSAFESSLDKTNLILKDIEQAYGWPKEQRNQSYAALRTVLHLLRDRMPVQESAEFAAQLPVLVRGIYFDGWQPENVPIKLNRDDFLYEVRQGFPYDVQGGPQRVVQVVLDTLRRHVTQGEWDDVMATMPADVARMTA
- a CDS encoding DUF72 domain-containing protein yields the protein MVMLVGTSGWQYRDWRDRFYPAKLPQRLWLEHFAGEFATVEVNNAFYRLPERGTFAAWRDRTPDDFCVAVKMSRYLTHVKRLRDPEEPVARFLGRATALGDRLGPVLVQLPPNLRADPDALDATLRLFPADVRVAVEPRHPSWWTDDLRRVLERRRAALVWADRLGRPVTPLWRTTDFGYLRLHEGRARPWPRYGRTALASWVRRLGEAFDDARPAYVYFNNDPGGAAIVNAVAFAGLAGRAGHRVTRTPGR
- a CDS encoding PIG-L deacetylase family protein, which codes for MTEPQGAPLDPLPEDWTRGLAVVAHPDDLEFGAAAAVARWTGQGKEIVYCLVTSGEAGIDGMPPERTRVVREEEQRVAAGLVGVTEVEFLGLPDGVLEYGVALRRRIADAVRRHRPEIVLTNNFRDTWDGAYALNQADHIATGRATLDAVRDAGNRWVFPEQLTGGGQPWNGVRQVWAAASPDSRHGVDVTATFDRGLASLRAHGAYLSGLGDGAFDAEEFLEGISRPAGTRLGVRYGAAFEVFRLDLS